Within Leptospira noumeaensis, the genomic segment GTCCTTGACCATCATGAAGTCCCTGTCCGAATCCCAACTAACTGTTCCTTGGTGAACCCAAGAAGAACCGATTCCGTATATCCAGAAAAAAAAATCTGCACAGCCGTTTTATCTTTTAAATTAGTATCAGCCATTTTGTTTCGTTTGAGTGATGAATTTGGTAGGATCTATGTCAAATCAGAAGTAGAAGAAGGAACAGGAAAAACGATTTCCCACTACTTCCAAAATGGAATCGAAATCAAAAGGGAAACACTCGTCTCTCTTACTTTAGATGAAAAATCATTCCTTCCCTATCCAGAAGAATTTGTAACACCCATCCCGGTTGACACGGAACGAAAACTTTTCTATTACCAATGTTCCAAGATCCCTGACTTTTTTACTAGTTTAGAAGAAGAAATAGACCTAGCAGGGATCGGAACCATTACCGATATGATGCCTCTTGTTGGAGAAAACCGACATTTTGTAAAACTTGCTTTAAACTCTCTCACCAAACTTTATGCAGGTGATAAAAAGAGAAAAGGATTATCCGAACTTTTAAAAGAACTAAAACTAAGTCCCCAAGGTGTTACCACAAAAGACCTAGGTTGGTCCATTGGTCCAGTTCTCAATTCCGCTGGTCGTATGGGGAAAACAGAAGAAGCAGTTTCCTTACTATTGGCAGAAACAGTAACGGATGCCAAAACCAAGGCCAAACAACTTCTGTCCATCAATGAAGAACGAAAAGAAAGAACCAAACGAAACATGGACAGGGTGGAACGTTACTTCGCAAGAAAACCAGAACGGACAACCAAAGAAATTGTATTTTGTTACGAACCAGATATGGAACCAGGTGTCAGTGGGATTGTAGCAACAAGAATGGTGGATACCTATAAAAAACCTGCCATATTCCTAGCACCTGACAATGGTGATGCGAGAGGAAGCATTCGTTCTTATGCAAAGGAAAATGTTTTAGAACTTCTAGAATCTCTTTCTCACCATTTTTTACATTTTGGAGGCCATCCAGAGGCTGGAGGATTTTCCATCCAAATCGATAAAATCCCAACCTTCGAAGCTGAATTGTACAAGGCTGCAGGCGAATGGTTATCCAAAGATAAAGAAAGAAAAACCACCCATTCCATTGAAACAGATTTCACAGTTCTAACAGAAGAAATGGGGGACCGGTTACTCAAAGAATGGAAAGATTTGGAACCATTTGGACAGGGAAATCCAGACATCAAACTTGCCATTCGTAACGCGAAGGCCATCCACCTAACACCACTCAGCGGGGGAAAACATGTTCGGTTTCACTTAATTGGAAGTGGTTCTTTAAAGTATATGATTTGGAATAAGGGTGAAGAGTTTCAAAAGTTTATGTCAGAACATGGAAGTTTTGATTTGGTTGGAAGTTTGGAAGAAAATTTTTACCAAGGGAGAACCACCCTGCAGTTCATTGTCGAGTGGTTTGGGATTGCAGCAGAAAATTCTGCCGCGTCATCCTAAAGTTTTACCTTCTAAACATCTTTAAGTTGTTCTGAAAATTCCTTCGGCTTCGAAAGAATTTTCTTTTTATCAAACGTTAACCAGAACCTTGGACTCATCCACATAAACCGGAGTCCATCCTGAATTGTCTTTGAAGTAACGAACCGCTTTGATTCTTAAATTTTTGTCGAGAGTAAACCAGTGGTTGGTATTGGCAGGAATTGAGATAAAATCTCCTTTACTGACATGAACTTCAAACTTTTCTCCATCAATGATAAATCCAAAAACTCCACTACCATCAATGATATAACGTACTTCTTCATCCGTATGAATATGTAGTTTATCAAACTTAGCTAACATATCTTGGATTCCAGGAACTTCATCATGGAGGACAACAAGGTCATTGGCTTTATATCCATGATCTTTTTTTAACTGATCAAAACGGTATGCGAGTCCAGAAAGAACTTCTTCTTTTTCAGCATCGTTTAATCCTTTTTGTCCAAGGATCAAATCCAAAGTTTCCGGTGTTTTATAAGATTCATACACAAGCCCCTTGGAAACAAGGAAGGCTCTAATCTCATTGCTGTCTGTGAGGGTTTCTGATTTTCTAATAATGGTTGCCATACGGAAAGTACCTACTTATGGACAACCCTCTAGCTCCTGCTGTTTGGATCAACCCGTTTTTTCGTTATCCTGGAAGTATTTCCGTTATAACAGAATGGTTGATTTACAACAATGCTCCTGGTTGGAAAAACAACCAACCCGCTGTAAAAAATACACAGAGTAAAAATACCAAAAACCCAAGGG encodes:
- the recJ gene encoding single-stranded-DNA-specific exonuclease RecJ, with protein sequence MHHVTKVHFGPLLAEVRTKVESKRPLLRYLVDKREGLRNIHPKELLSSDFSCLHSPYSLPDLANAVELILSFAKAGKKILLYGDRDSDGVSSTCLFAFFLKSHPEFSSINLEVMVSSESDPYGLCREALVKIKKVKPDLLVTLDFGSSQADEIEELTNSGIQVIVLDHHEVPVRIPTNCSLVNPRRTDSVYPEKKICTAVLSFKLVSAILFRLSDEFGRIYVKSEVEEGTGKTISHYFQNGIEIKRETLVSLTLDEKSFLPYPEEFVTPIPVDTERKLFYYQCSKIPDFFTSLEEEIDLAGIGTITDMMPLVGENRHFVKLALNSLTKLYAGDKKRKGLSELLKELKLSPQGVTTKDLGWSIGPVLNSAGRMGKTEEAVSLLLAETVTDAKTKAKQLLSINEERKERTKRNMDRVERYFARKPERTTKEIVFCYEPDMEPGVSGIVATRMVDTYKKPAIFLAPDNGDARGSIRSYAKENVLELLESLSHHFLHFGGHPEAGGFSIQIDKIPTFEAELYKAAGEWLSKDKERKTTHSIETDFTVLTEEMGDRLLKEWKDLEPFGQGNPDIKLAIRNAKAIHLTPLSGGKHVRFHLIGSGSLKYMIWNKGEEFQKFMSEHGSFDLVGSLEENFYQGRTTLQFIVEWFGIAAENSAASS
- a CDS encoding cupin domain-containing protein, with amino-acid sequence MATIIRKSETLTDSNEIRAFLVSKGLVYESYKTPETLDLILGQKGLNDAEKEEVLSGLAYRFDQLKKDHGYKANDLVVLHDEVPGIQDMLAKFDKLHIHTDEEVRYIIDGSGVFGFIIDGEKFEVHVSKGDFISIPANTNHWFTLDKNLRIKAVRYFKDNSGWTPVYVDESKVLVNV